One Takifugu rubripes chromosome 19, fTakRub1.2, whole genome shotgun sequence genomic window carries:
- the miip gene encoding migration and invasion-inhibitory protein isoform X1 gives MEQLNLLREHNKDLVKRLKLEKRAFERLSGRYDAEAMRAEFQVLTGEELSSAGATSAKPSVRFADTVCEHEVSPTSLTTEQRQGSAKCSKSSDFFTKTRSIHDDRSPDEEQTGVWSFTENQEERTRGGSPEVSFSECAGLLASTRHHLPPLLGYDWIAGVLDIEDSVIERSDEFFSDLCLFRSLNKSECVHSSRTELSETPLGLSALNDEGNPEVNLDTHQCAFWYRMNSRLFPVSLHTECCIVCKKHKTSHPHTLKNPALVRVSIPRAAVLPPYKFRAHRRRSFNTDSLGLPSHCLAGWSNRSQNTLAAPSSLDLRSNVNGKEGFSKRRASNHQVSDAPLLVPHTFQDSPKKKKARRHF, from the exons ATGGAACAACTGAACCTTTTGCGGGAGCACAACAAAGATTTGGTGAAACgactgaagctggagaagcgGGCGTTTGAGCGCCTGAGTGGCCGCTATGATGCGGAGGCGATGCGGGCAGAGTTCCAGGTTCTGACGGGGGAGGAACTCAGCTCCGCCGGGGCAACTTCAGCAAAGCCCAGCGTGAGATTTGCAG aTACAGTCTGCGAGCACGAGGTTTCACCAACATCTTTGACCACAGAACAGAGACAAGGATCAGCCAAATGTTCCAAGTCTTCAGACTTTTTCACAAAAACAAGGAGCATCCACGATGACAGATCACCTGATGAGGAGCAAACTGGCGTTTGGTCATTTACAGAAAACCAGGAGGAAAGGACG aGGGGTGGGAGCCCTGAGGTCTCATTTAGTGAATGTGCCGGTTTGCTTGCTTCCACCAGACATCATTTGCCACCTTTACTGGGGTATGACTGGATAGCAG GAGTCCTGGACATTGAGGACTCTGTGATCGAACGCTCGGATGAGTTCTTCAGTGACTTGTGCTTGTTCCGTTCACTCAACAAATCCGAGTGTGTCCACAGCTCACGAACAGA ATTGTCTGAAACCCCTTTGGGCCTGTCTGCGCTAAACGATGAGGGCAACCCGGAGGTTAATCTGGACACCCATCAAT GTGCATTCTGGTACAGGAtgaacagcagactgttccccGTCTCCCTTCACACAGAGTGTTGCATTGTTTGCAAGAAGCACAAAACTTCACATCCTCACACTTTGAAAAACCCAGCTCTTGTCAG ggTCAGCATCCCTCGCGCTGCTGTTCTGCCACCGTACAAATTCAGAGCTCACCGGCGACGCAGTTTTAACACTGACAGTTTGGGGCTGCCTTCG CACTGCCTCGCGGGTTGGTCTAACAGAAGTCAGAACACACTTGCGGCTCCGAGCAGCCTCGATCTGCGTAGCAACGTGAACGGGAAGGAG ggtttttctAAACGGCGAGCATCGAATCACCAGGTGTCCGATGCGCCTCTCCTGGTTCCTCACACCTTCCAAGACTctccgaagaagaagaaggccaGGCGGCACTTTTGA
- the miip gene encoding migration and invasion-inhibitory protein isoform X2 yields MTDHLMRSKLAFGHLQKTRRKGRGVGALRSHLVNVPVCLLPPDIICHLYWGVLDIEDSVIERSDEFFSDLCLFRSLNKSECVHSSRTELSETPLGLSALNDEGNPEVNLDTHQCAFWYRMNSRLFPVSLHTECCIVCKKHKTSHPHTLKNPALVRVSIPRAAVLPPYKFRAHRRRSFNTDSLGLPSHCLAGWSNRSQNTLAAPSSLDLRSNVNGKEGFSKRRASNHQVSDAPLLVPHTFQDSPKKKKARRHF; encoded by the exons ATGACAGATCACCTGATGAGGAGCAAACTGGCGTTTGGTCATTTACAGAAAACCAGGAGGAAAGGACG aGGGGTGGGAGCCCTGAGGTCTCATTTAGTGAATGTGCCGGTTTGCTTGCTTCCACCAGACATCATTTGCCACCTTTACTGGG GAGTCCTGGACATTGAGGACTCTGTGATCGAACGCTCGGATGAGTTCTTCAGTGACTTGTGCTTGTTCCGTTCACTCAACAAATCCGAGTGTGTCCACAGCTCACGAACAGA ATTGTCTGAAACCCCTTTGGGCCTGTCTGCGCTAAACGATGAGGGCAACCCGGAGGTTAATCTGGACACCCATCAAT GTGCATTCTGGTACAGGAtgaacagcagactgttccccGTCTCCCTTCACACAGAGTGTTGCATTGTTTGCAAGAAGCACAAAACTTCACATCCTCACACTTTGAAAAACCCAGCTCTTGTCAG ggTCAGCATCCCTCGCGCTGCTGTTCTGCCACCGTACAAATTCAGAGCTCACCGGCGACGCAGTTTTAACACTGACAGTTTGGGGCTGCCTTCG CACTGCCTCGCGGGTTGGTCTAACAGAAGTCAGAACACACTTGCGGCTCCGAGCAGCCTCGATCTGCGTAGCAACGTGAACGGGAAGGAG ggtttttctAAACGGCGAGCATCGAATCACCAGGTGTCCGATGCGCCTCTCCTGGTTCCTCACACCTTCCAAGACTctccgaagaagaagaaggccaGGCGGCACTTTTGA